From the Lolium rigidum isolate FL_2022 chromosome 2, APGP_CSIRO_Lrig_0.1, whole genome shotgun sequence genome, one window contains:
- the LOC124686285 gene encoding uncharacterized protein LOC124686285, whose product MQQLSDVPRDERTLFVTFSNGYPLTKDELHDFFMRHYGDVEEITVEEPIGNKQPLYAHVIFYSQVTLFRVLDGNLRVKFMTRGKHLWARQYVPKKKNTKS is encoded by the exons ATGCAGCAGCTATCTGATGTTCCACGTGATGAGAGAACTTTGTTTGTAACATTTTCCAATGGCTACCCACTGACCAAAGATGAACTGCACgattttttcatgag GCACTATGGAGATGTTGAAGAGATAACTGTAGAAGAGCCAATTGGAAACAAACAACCCTTATACGCACACGTTATATTTTACTCACAGGTGACGCTCTTCCGTGTCCTTGATGGGAACTTGAGAGTCAAGTTCATGACGAGGGGAAAACATCTGTGGGCTCGTCAGTATGTGCCTAAGAAAAAGAATACTAAATCATGA